A window of Sinimarinibacterium sp. NLF-5-8 genomic DNA:
ATCCCCGAGGATCTGGGCGGCACGGGCGGCGGCCAAGTGGAATTGGTCGCGCTGATGGAGGCGCTGGCCGAGGCCGGACTGGTGCTGCCCATGCTGCTGCTCACCGGCTTTGCGCGGGTGCCGATCATCCGCAATGGCACGCCCGAGCAGATCGAGCGTTTCGTCAGACCGACGATCAGCGGGGCCGAAAAACTGTGCTTCGCCATCACCGAGCCGGATGCCGGCACCAACAGCTTCGCGATGTCCTCGCTGGCGACGCGGGATGGCGACGGCTACCGACTGACCGGGCGCAAGGTTTTTATTTCCGGCGCGGCGGACGCCGACCGCATGCTGGTCGTGGCCCGCACCCAGAAGGCCGGCGAGGTCGAGCATCGCACCGAAGGAATGTCGCTCTTCGTGGTGGATACCGACGCGCCCGGCGTGGAGCTGCAGCCCCTGAACATTGACGTCGGCTGGCCGGAGCGGCAGTACCTGGTTTTCTTCGACGACGTCGAACTCGGCGCGGACCGCTTGATCGGCAAGCCGGGACAGGGCCTGGCCGGCATGTTCGAGGCGCTGAACTCGGAACGCCTGCTGGTGACCGCCATGTCCGTGGGCCTGGGCAACTATGCACTTAAAAAGGCCGTGGCCTACGCCAACGAACGCAAACCCTTCGGCGTCCCCATCGGCAGCTACCAGGCCCTGCAGCACCGGCTGGCCGAGGCCAAGGCCGAACTGGAGGCGGCACGGCTGATGATGATCCAGGCCGCCGCGACGTTCGACGCCGGCGGCAATGCCGGCGCTCACGCCAACATGGCCAAGTTGCTGGGCTCACGCGCCGCGGTCAAGGCCGTCGAGGCCGCGCTGCAAACCCACGGCGGCTACGGCTTCGACAAGGACTACGACATCATCACGCTATGGCCTTCGGCCCGGCTGATGGAGATCGCGCCCATCAACAACGAAATGCTGCTCAACTACATCGGTGAACATGTCCTCGGCCTGCCCAAATCCTACTGAGACTCCCTGCGTGATCGAGCGCGACGGATTCACGGCCCCGGACGGCCGCGAAATCGTGCTGTGGCGCTGGCCGCAATCGCAAGCGCGTCCAACGCTGCACTGGGCGCATGCGACGGGTTTCCATGGCCGCTTGTACAGGCCGCTACTCGACAAGCTGGCGGGCGATTGCAACGTGCTAGCCTGGGACATGCGTGGCCACGGGACCAGCGCCGAGGCGGCGGACCTCGCGACTTTCCGCGGCTGGGAAACCTACTATCGCGACCTGACCGCCTTTCTGGACAACCTGGCTGAACCGATCTGGCTGGCCGGCCATTCCATCGGCGCCACCACCAGCATCATGGCCGCGGCCCGACGTCCGGACAAGGTGCTGGGCCTGATCCTGGCGGAACCCGTGATCATGGATACCTGGCAGGGCTGGCAGTTGTGGTTGGCCAAGCTGCTACGCCAGTCCCACCGGGTTTCGCTGGCCGCCGGAGCGGCACGCCGGCGCAGGGTCTTCGACTCGCACGCCGCAGCCCTGGAGAGCTATCGTGGCCGCGGTGGTTTCAAGACCTGGCCCGAGGCATGGCTTGAAGCCTATGTCGAGCACGGATTGGTGCAGCATGGCGATCAGGTCCACCTGGCCTGTACGCCGGAGTGGGAAAGCACCACCTTCTCCCATACCGAACACAACCCCTGGCCCGGCATCCGTCGGTTGCAGTGTCCGGTGATAACGTTGGCCGCGGAATGCGCTTCGACCTTCTCGCCAATGGCTCGCCAGCGCCTGCGCGCCTTACTGCCCTGCGCCGAAGTGAACGCCCTCGCCGGAACGACCCATTTCCTTCCCATGGAGCGACCGGGCGCGGTCCGCAATGCCGTATGGCAGGCTATGTTACCCAAGACTGTCTGAGGGCGTGCAATCCGCCAGCCCTGGGCACCCAGTTGGTGGCCACACGAACCACCACGCAGCAGTCAGGCATCACGATGGCGCGCCGCAAAGGCGGAATGATGCTCCGCATCATTGCCCCCTTTCGGCTTAGCCTGCACTTCCAGGGTGGCACTCCCCGCTCCTTGATGCGTTCGGGTGGCTGCGAAAACAAGCACGATGCCGATTCGCGTAGTCTGCTCAGTGTTATAGATGTGTGCGAACGGGCCGAGATACGGTCTTGACAGGAGCCAGAATGATTCAGGATTTCTTGAACCTGCCGCCGCTTCGGGCCCTGGAAATCGATGATTTGGGTGATCATTACCGAGTGCTAGCAGATGGGCAGGCGGAGCCAACCTGCTGCCCACATTGTCAGCATGCTGTCATGCAGGGGCACGGACGCCAACGACAAAAGTTCATCGATACGCCGATGCACGGCAAACGGGTGGTGATCGAGATTGACCGGCGCCGGTATCGCTGTAAACGCTGCGGAAAAACCATGTTCAGTGGTTTGCTCAATGTAGATTCGAAGCGTCAAGCGACATCTCGCCTGATTGGATACATAGAGCAGCATTGCCTTCGCCGCACCTTTGCTGAGATTGCCCGCGATGTCGGTGTGGATGAACGCACCATCCGCCACATCTTCGACGATCATGTCGACCGGTTGTCACGGGATGTGAAGTTCGAGACGCCCGAGGTGCTTGGCATCGACGAGCTAAAGATCATCGGCCAGTATCGCGCGATGATCACCAACGTCACCGAACTCGCCCTGTTCGATATGCTGCCGACACGCAAGAAGGCGGACCTGGTTACGTACTTCAAGCGGCTCCCGGATAAGCATCGGGTGCGAGTCGTCACCATGGATTTGTGGAATGTGTATCGGCAGGTGATCCATGCACAGTTGCCGGGGCGACTCATCGTCGCCGACCGTTGGCATGTCGTTCGTATGGCGAACGAAGCTATGGAAAAGGTCCGCAAGCTCATCCGGAAAAGCTTGGACACGCGGACTCGCCTCAAGCTCAAGGATGACCGTTTCCTGCTATTAGCACGTCGGCGAGGCCTTGACGAATCGCAGCGGGATCTACTCGACCGCTGGTTCGCACAGTTCCCAGCTTTAGGGGCCGCTTATATGGCGAAAGAGGCGTTCCATAGCCTTTACGAGCATGACTCACGGCCGGAAGCTGAAAGAGCGGCTCAGGCGTGGTTAAACAGCATCCCTGAGCTAGTGGCGCCTCAGTTCAAAGAGACTGCTACTGCCCTTCGCAATTGGTGGGAGCCGGTATTCAATTACTACGACCATCCCATCTCGAATGGCTATACTGAGTCCATCAACCGCCTCGCGAAGGACATGAATCGAATGGGCCGGGGTTATAGCTTCGATGTGATCCGCGCTCGGCTGGTGTACGACGAGAAGGCCCGCCGCCCAAACTGCAAGCCCCTACGACAACGCGCTCGGTCGACCCCTGCGCTACCGGATACCTCTGCGACCGATTACCTGACATTCACTCGTGCTGCAGCTTCGCCGACGACTGAGAGCCGGACAATCGAGTACGGTCCCCATATCCCTACCCTCTGTGGGCTTCTGGAAGCGGGTTTCTTCGAATAGACCTTCCGAGAACCCACATCCTCGGGACCTGCCGTGACTTGGCATAAACCACGGAAATCCACAAGCGTGAGAACGAACGAGTTCCAGCGCAGCTTACCCCAATCCACAGTCTATTCCGGATACCCATATCGTTTACATGCTGGTGGTGGGTTATGCCAGCGCGCGCTGGGCATGGTATGCGGCGATTCCCTTGGGCTGGCTATGTTATTTGCTGGCAGCGTTGCTGCTGGACGCCAGCGGTCTGGCGCGCGCGCTGTGGCTGGGTTTGGCGGCGCTGCCGGCGCTGTTTTTGGCCGCGCGCCTGGCATTGCCCAAACCGCGTGCAATGCCTGCGCCGGTGCATTTGCCGCGTGCGGAGTTGTTTGCGCGCATGGCAGCGGCGGCATTGCTGGTCTTGACCCTGACCACGGTGACTCGCCAGCTGGGCAGCCAGTTCACCGGGCTTTTATCCGGTGCGCCGGTGGCGGCGGTGGTGATTCCGGCGTTTACCTTTGCCACGGCGGGGCGCGATGCCTTGCTGCTGACGTTAAGCGGCTTTTTAACCGGACTGGTCGGCTTTGGTGTGTGCTTTTTGGTGCTGGCCTACACGATGACGGCGCTGGGCTTCTGGGCGCTGATTCCGGCACTGATCGCAGGCGTTGCTTGCGGTTTGCTCAGCACCCATTGGGCGGCGGCACAGCGGCGCGCGCGCGTCTGAACGCGGATTTAACCCCCAAAGTTGATCTTGGCTTCCAGGTTGCTGCGCGAGTCGGCGTTGATCAATGCTTCGTCCAGACTGATGGTGCCGCTGCGGTAGAGCGCAAACAGGGCGTTATCGAAGGTGAGCATGCCTTTGTCGGAGGATTGCACCATCGCCGCCGGAATCTCATCGACGCGCTTGTGCAAAATCAGCTCTTGCAGATACGGCGTGTTGACCATGACCTCCATCGCCGCCACGCGCCGCCCGTCGGGACGCTTGACCAGACGTTGCGAGATGATCGCGCGCAGCGTCATCGACAGATCCATGTACAGCTGATCGCGCAGCATTTGCGGGTACAGGTTGATGATGCGCTGCAAAGCCTGGGCGGCGTTGTTGGCATGCAGGGTGGACAGCGCCAGGTGGCCGGTGTTGGCCAGCTGAATGCAGGCATCCATGGTTTCGCGGGTACGGGTTTCGCCCACCAGGATCACGTCCGGTGCTTCGCGCAGCGCGCTTTTGAGCGCGGCTTCGTAGCTGTGCGTGTCCTGGCCGACTTCGCGCTGGTTGACGATGCTGCGCAGGTTGGGGTGCAGGTATTCGATCGGATCTTCGATGGTCAGGATGTGCCCTGCGCTGACTTCGTTGCGGTGCCGCAGCATCGCCGCCAGCGTGGTCGATTTGCCCGAACCGGTAGCGCCGACCATCAAAATCAGCCCCCGCTTTTGCAGCACCAGATCCTTGAGCACCGGCGGCATCCCGCCGAGCGAATCCAGCGTTGGCACCTGCGCACTGATATGGCGCAGCACCATGCCCAGCGAACCCCGCTGGTTGAAGATGTTGACGCGAAAGCGCCCCAGCCCACCGGCTTCGGTGGCCAGATCCAGCTCCAGCTGTTCGGCCAGTTGTTGCTGTTGCTGCGCCGACAGCATCGACTCGACCACTTCGGTGATGAACTCGCGCGTCAGTGCGGTTTTGCCGATCGGCACCAATTCGCCTTCGATCTTGAGTTGCGGCAAGGCATTGGCGGTAAAAAACAGGTCGGAGCCTTTTTTTTCGACGCAGAGCTTGAGATACGGCAGCAGTTTGAACATCGCGCGCGCCTATCGCTCAAAAACGCTGGCTGAACCGTCTTCTTTCATCTGCATCTTGCGCACGCCTTCATCCTCCATCAAATCCTGCCGCGCGCGCGTGGATTCGAGCTTGATCTTGAGCCGCAGCTCGTTTTGCGAGTCGGCATTGCGGATCGCTTCGTCATAGCTGATCTGGCCGTCTTCAAACAGCTTGAACAGGTATTGATCAAACGTGACCATGCCCTGCTCGTTGGAGCGCGCCATGACTTCCTTGATCCCGGCCACTTCCCCTTTGAAAATCAGATCGGCCACCAGCGGCGAGTTGAGCATGATTTCCATCGCCGCCACACGGCCACCGCCCTGCTTGCGCACAAGGCGCTGAGAAATGATGGATTTGAGATTGAGCGATAAATCCATCAGCAGCTGTTCACGTTTTTCTTCGGAGAAAAAGTTGATCACCCGATCCAGCGCCTGGTTGGCGCTGTTGGCATGCAGCGTGGCCAACACCAGATGGCCGGTTTCAGCAAAGTTGACGGCATATTCCATGCTTTCGCGGGTGCGGATTTCGCCAATCAGAATCACATCGGGCGCCTGCCGCAGGGTGTTTTTGAGCGCGTTGTCCCATGAAAAGGTGTCGGTGCCGACTTCCCGTTGCGTGACCACGCAACCCTGGTGCGGGTGGACGTATTCGATCGGGTCTTCAATGGTGATGATATGCCCGCGCGAGTTCTGGTTGCGGTAGCCCAGCATCGCCGCCAGCGAGGTGGACTTGCCCGAGCCGGTGGCGCCGACCATCAGCACCAGTCCGCGCTTTTCCATGACGATATCGGCCAGCTTGCGCGGCAAGTCGAGCTGCTCGAATGTGGGAATCTCGGTATTGATGGTGCGCAAAACGCCGCCGACGCGACCTTGCTGGACAAAGGCATTGACCCGAAAACGGCCAATGCCCGGTGGCGCAATGGCAAAGTTGCATTCGTTATCGGCTTCAAAATCGCGCACCTGCCGATCGTTCATCAGCGCGCGCATCACCATCGCCGAAATCTCCGGCGACAAGGGTTTGTCCATCACCGGCGTCATCTGCCCGTCGAGCTTGATGGCGGGCGGAAAACCTGCGGTGATGAATAAATCAGACGCACCTTTTTGCCGCATCAAGGCCAAAAGCTGCTGCACCAGTTTGACGGCTTGTTCTCGTTCCATCGCGCGCCTCAGGCACTGAAACTGCGAGGATCCGCCGAACGCGCGCGCGCTTCTTCGAGCGAGGTGACGCCTTTGCGCACCAGTTCCTTGAGACACTGATCCAGCGTTTGCATGCCTTCCTTCTGGCCGGTCTGGATCGAGCTGTACATCTGCGCAACCTTGTTCTCGCGGATCAGGTTACGGATCGCGGGCGTGCCGATCATGATTTCATGCGCGGCCACGCGGCCGCCGCCTTTTTTCTTCAGCAGGGTTTGCGAGATCACCGCGCGCAGCGATTCCGACAACATCGCGCGCACCATGTCTTTTTCCGCCGCCGGGAACACGTCCACGATGCGATCCACGGTCTTGGCCGCAGACGAGGTGTGCAGCGTGCCAAACACCAGATGCCCGGTTTCGGCGGCGGTGAGCGCGAGGCGAATGGTTTCCAGATCGCGCATTTCGCCCACCAGCACCACGTCGGGGTCTTCACGCAGCGCCGAGCGCAGCGCCTCGTTGAAGCCCAGTGTGTCGCGGTGCACTTCGCGCTGGTTGATGAGGCACTTTTTCGATTGATGGACGAATTCGATCGGATCCTCCACGGTGAGGATGTGGCCGTATTCGGTTTCGTTGATGTAGTTGATCATCGCCGCCAGCGTGGTCGATTTGCCGGAACCCGTCGGTCCCGTCACCAGCACGATGCCGCGCGGGGTTTCGGCAATGTCCCTGAAGATCGGCGGACACTTCAAATCTTCCAGACTCAGGATTTTGGACGGAATGGTGCGAAACACCGCGCCCGCGCCGCGCGCCTGCGTGAACGCGTTGACGCGGAAGCGCGCCAGGCCGGGAATCTCGAACGAAAAATCGGTTTCCAGAAACTCGTCCCAGGCCTTGCGCTGCTTGTCGTTCATGATGTCGTACACCATGTCATGCACCTGCTTGTGATCCAGCGGCGGCAGGTTGATGCGTTTGACATCCCCATCGACACGAATCATCGGCTCGATCCCCGCCGACAAGTGCAAATCGGACGCACCCTGCTTCACGCTGAACGTCAATAACTGCGCAATATCCATCGGAACACAATCCCCCTCAAGGCTCGACCCGCGAACGGTAGCACAGCCTCGGGCGCTTGCGACGATGGCACGGCGGCGGCAGACTGCGCGCCCTTTTGTCCTGTTGCCGCCATGTCTCCACAAGATGTTGCCAAGCGCCAGGCTGCCGCCGCAGCTTTGGCCTACCTCGAACCCGACGCCCTCGTCGGCGTGGGTACCGGTTCCACCGTCAACCATTTCATCGACCTGCTCGCCGAGCGCGCGCGGGTCAGCAACATTCGCGGCGCGGTGTCGTCATCCAACGCCACCAGCGAACGCCTGCGCGCCATCGGCGTGCCGGTATTCGATCTAAACGAGGTGGAAGGGTTGTCGCTGTACGTCGATGGCGCCGACGAAGCCAATGATCGCCTGCATCTCATCAAAGGTGGCGGCGCGGCGCTGACGCGCGAAAAAATCGTGGCCGCAGCCAGTGCAAGATTCGTCTGCATCGTCGATGAATCCAAATGCGTGGATGTCCTCGGCAAATTTCCGCTGCCGGTGGAAGTGATTCCAATGGCGCGCGCGCAGGTTGCGCGCGAACTCGCCACGTTTGGTGGAACACCCCAATGGCGCGAGGGCATCACCACCGACAACGGCAATCACATCCTCGACATCCACGGTTTGAAAATCACCGATCCGGTCGCACTGGAAAACGCCATCAACGGCATCACCGGCGTGGTCTGCGTGGGCCTATTTGCGCGCCGCCCGGCCGACGTGCTGATCGTTGGCGGCAGCAGCGGCACGCGGGTGCTGACGGCGCGCTAATCGTCTGTAACACCACGGAGCGTGCGGCGATACAGCACGCCCCACGCCAGCCCCAGCAGCGCTGCGACCAACGATCCGGCCAGCACGCCGAGCTTGGCCGCCTCCAGCAGAGCAGGATCGTCGAACGCCAGCATGGCGATGAAGATCGACATGGTGAAACCGATGCCGGCCAACACGCCGATCAACACGATGCCGCCCCATGACACGCCGGGCGGCAATCGGCACACGCCCAGCCGTACCATCAACGCACTCACGCCGATCACGCCCAGCGGCTTGCCCAGCACCAGCGCCAGTACAACGCCCAGCGTGACGCCGCGCGCGCCCCCGGCAGACAGATCGATACCGTCCAGACTCACCCCAGCATTGGCCAGCGCAAACAGCGGCAGGATGCCGTAAGCCACCCAGGGATGCAGCGCCACCGGCACGCGCACCACCGGCGGCGATGGTTGCCGCAATACGCGCACGGGCGTCACCATCCCCAATACCACACCCGCCAGCGTCGGGTGCGCGCCGCCGATCCAGATCCCCAGCCACAGTATCGCGCCCGGCAATACATACGCCCATGCCGAATCGATCCCAAGGCGTTGCCACAACCCCACCCACAGCAGACCGGCACCGGCGATGGCAAACCCATGCAGCGCCAGACCATCGGAGTAAAACAGCGCAATGATGAGCACGGCGATGATGTCGTCGATGACCGCCAGCGCCAGCAGAAGCACCCGCACACTGGCGGGAATGCCGCGCCCCAGCAAGGCCAGCACGCCCAATGCAAACGCAATGTCGGTTGCCGCCGGAATCGCCCAGCCGGAATGGCGCAGCGGATCGTGATTGAGGGCCAGATAGATCAGCGCAGGAACCGCCACGCCGCCCAGCGCGGCCAGAATCGGCAGGCCGGCTGCACGCAAATGACTCAACGCGCCGTCATGGATTTCACGGCGGATTTCCATGCCCACGATGAGAAAAAACACCGTCATCAGCCCATCGTTGATGATGAAATGCAGCGAAGGGGTGATGGCACCAATACCCAGCGTCAGATGCCATAGTGCGTGGTAACTGTGCGCTTGGGGTGAGTTGGCCCAGATCAGTGCAGCAACGGCTGCGATCATCAATATGATGCCGCCGGTGGCCTCAAGATGCAGGAGCCGTTGCAGGCGCTGGATGAGGGCAGATACAGAACATTCGTCGGGCATGGCGATCCAATCTCCACGCGGCGGCCCGACCTGCGCATCAACCTGCCCGGCGACTCTGCCGCACACCCGGCGCCAAGTATAACCAACAGCGTTTCGGGTATCGCGCCGCCGCACAATGCCAGGGACGTATCACCCCCAGCGCCACGGCCTACTCCGCAGCAGGACGCGCACGCCGACGAGGACGACGGCGGCGCTGCTGGGCAGCGTCGCCATCGGCTTTGGAGGCATGGCCTGGCTCCGCAGCGCGATGCTGCGACGGACGGGTGTGAGTGGCCGCAGGCTTGTTCGGCGTTTTTTGCGTTGACCGCCCGGCAGGACGCCGCGCAGATCTGGCAGGACGATCATCCGAAACGGTATCGACCACCGTACCGGGATGAAAGCCTTCGATCTCAAATGCCGGAATGCTTTGTTTGAGCAGCCGTTCGATGCCGCGCCAGTGGTCGTATTCATCCCGGCTGATCAGCGAAACCGCTTCGCCCACCTGCCCGGCACGCCCGGTGCGACCGATGCGGTGGACATAGTCTTCCGGCACATTCGGCAGCTCGAAATTGACGACGTAGGGCAACTGGTCAATATCGAGACCGCGCGCGGCAATGTCGGTTGCCACCAGCACGCGCACCGTACCGGCCTTGAAATCGGCCAGCGCCTTGAGGCGCGCGTTCTGGCTCTTGTTGCCATGCAGGGCAGCGGCGCTCAGGCCATCCTTGTTGAGCCGCTCGCACAAACGGTTGGCACCGTGCTTGGTGCGGGTGAATACCAGCACCTGCTGCCAGTTGAAACGACCGATCATGTATGACAGCAGTGCCGACTTTTGCGCCTTGTCGGTAAATACCGCGCGCTGGGTCACCGCCTCGGCGGCGCTGTTGCGCGGGGCGATGTCGATGGTTTCGGGGTTGACCAGCAAGCCTTCGGCAAGCTTGCGGATATCGGCCGAGAACGTGGCAGAAAACAGCAGGTTCTGACGCTGTTTGGGCAGCTTTTCGATGACACGGCGAATATCGCGGATAAAGCCCATATCGAGCATCCGATCGGCTTCATCGAGCACCAGAAAACGCACGTGTGACAGGTCGACCGTGCCCTGCTGAACATGATCGAGTAACCGCCCGGGCGTGGCGATGATGACATCCACGCCGCGCCGCAGCGTGTCGATCTGCGGATTGATGCTGACGCCACCAAAGATCAGCACACTGCGCAACTGCGCAGCATCACTGCCGTAGCTGTGCACACTTTCACTGATCTGCGCCGCCAGCTCACGGGTCGGCGTGAGAATCAGCGCGCGCGGCTTGCGCTTGCCACCGGCGGTGCCGCCTTCGGCCTGCAAGCGATGCAGCATGGGCAGGGTGAATGCTGCGGTTTTGCCGGTGCCGGTCTGTGCAGCGGCGAGGACATCACGCCCCGCCAAAATGGCAGGGATCGCACGTTGCTGGATCGGGGTGGGTGCGGTATAGCCCTGCGCAGCAATCGCGCGCAGCAGCGCGGGCGCAAGGCCCAGCGTTTCAAAAGACACTGAAAAACTCCTGAACATGCCTGCCAAGCGAGCGTTGTTCCCGCACTGGGCCGGTTCAGGCGAAAAGTTAACGAGTCGTCCTGCAGGCTCCTGTTGGAGTAAGGCAAGACTAAACGAAGGATGCGGCGCCATGCTCATTGCCGCTTCACAACCAGCACCAACCGGAAAGTGCTGCACGAAAGCTCGCAAGTATAGCGTACCCATCAGGATTCACCTAACCTTGTCCTCCCGCCCTTGCCAACGGCCAGGTGCGGCAATGCACATTGATCTGATCAGGACAAATCCCATGAAAAAACTCATCTGGCTTGCCACCGCCGCAACCCTGTTTGCCGCCCCCGCCCATGCCGACAGCTGGAAAACCCTCAAAGATGCTGCAAAGCAACAGGCGTCGCAAAAAGTCGAGGAAACCCTGGACCTGGCCCAACCTGCCAAGCCGGGTACCAGGGTCTATCTGGTCGCCCCCGAAAACGGCGCCGAAGTCAGCAGTCCGGTACATGTGGTGTTCGGCCTCAGCCAAATGGGTATCGCGCCCGCTGGCGTCAACCAGGAAGGCACCGGCCACCATCACCTGCTGATCGACAATCCCGAAGTAGACATGAGCCGCCCATTGCCTGCCACTTCACAGATCGTCCACTTTGGTGGCGGACAAACCGAGACGCTGCTGGAGCTGTCCCCGGGCGAACATACCCTGCAACTGCTGCTGGGCGACTGGAAGCATCAGCCGCACACCCCGCCGGTGCAGTCCGAAACCATCACCATCACCGTCAAATAAGAGCAGTGCCCGCTGTTTTTCCGATGCGGTCTTCATGGCCGCATCGGCACTTTTGATGAAACCTTTGGGCGGTGACGCAGTCTGACTTGCACTGCGCTGCGTTTTGCGCAACGATGACTCCAGCGCTCGGCGACCTTAGTTTGCCGACGCGCCACCAACCCAGGGGCACGCATGAATCAACACCATGGTCTGCTGCAACCATCCTCACCGCACCGGTTTGAGTGTCATAGGGTTGAACCCCGATTTCTTCAGTCTTCCGATGACGCTGCGCACAACTGCGCGGCATGTCCGGACGCGCTGCGCGCGCCCTGCAGGAGTCCCGAAACAACTCTTTAACCTTTCGTCACGCCACAAAGAGGTTTTGTGGCAGACACAAACCGCCAGATCAGACTGGCACTTAGCTTTAGGAGGTCACCGATGAATTTGAACATCTCCGGTCAGCATGTCGAAGTTACGCCCGCACTGCGTGAATACGTCATCACCAAGCTCAAGAAGCTGGAACGGCGCTTTGACCACCTGATCCGAGCGGAAGTCGTTCTGTCCGTCGAAAAACAGCGCCAAACGGCAGAATGCACCATCCGAGCCAGCGGCATGAACCTGCACGCCGAGGCAACCGATACCGATCTGTATGCCGCCATCGACATGCTCAGCGACAAACTGGAGCTGCAAACGCGCCGCTATAAGGAAAAGCTGCGCGACCATCGTCCGCTCGAAGCACACAAACGCATGGCCGTTTAAGTAAAATCCACGCTTCA
This region includes:
- a CDS encoding DEAD/DEAH box helicase: MSFETLGLAPALLRAIAAQGYTAPTPIQQRAIPAILAGRDVLAAAQTGTGKTAAFTLPMLHRLQAEGGTAGGKRKPRALILTPTRELAAQISESVHSYGSDAAQLRSVLIFGGVSINPQIDTLRRGVDVIIATPGRLLDHVQQGTVDLSHVRFLVLDEADRMLDMGFIRDIRRVIEKLPKQRQNLLFSATFSADIRKLAEGLLVNPETIDIAPRNSAAEAVTQRAVFTDKAQKSALLSYMIGRFNWQQVLVFTRTKHGANRLCERLNKDGLSAAALHGNKSQNARLKALADFKAGTVRVLVATDIAARGLDIDQLPYVVNFELPNVPEDYVHRIGRTGRAGQVGEAVSLISRDEYDHWRGIERLLKQSIPAFEIEGFHPGTVVDTVSDDRPARSARRPAGRSTQKTPNKPAATHTRPSQHRAAEPGHASKADGDAAQQRRRRPRRRARPAAE
- a CDS encoding DUF4399 domain-containing protein, whose amino-acid sequence is MKKLIWLATAATLFAAPAHADSWKTLKDAAKQQASQKVEETLDLAQPAKPGTRVYLVAPENGAEVSSPVHVVFGLSQMGIAPAGVNQEGTGHHHLLIDNPEVDMSRPLPATSQIVHFGGGQTETLLELSPGEHTLQLLLGDWKHQPHTPPVQSETITITVK
- the raiA gene encoding ribosome-associated translation inhibitor RaiA: MNLNISGQHVEVTPALREYVITKLKKLERRFDHLIRAEVVLSVEKQRQTAECTIRASGMNLHAEATDTDLYAAIDMLSDKLELQTRRYKEKLRDHRPLEAHKRMAV